One Hypomesus transpacificus isolate Combined female chromosome 21, fHypTra1, whole genome shotgun sequence genomic window, CTATGAACGATGACCTCACACCTGTAGCTTCTGACCCTccttagtgtgtgggtgtgtgtgtttgtgtgtgtgtgtgtgtgtcatctgatCCTAGGAACAGAGCTCACTGGTAGCTCTGCTGCACTTAAACAAACCTTACTTGgttcaactctctctctttctttctcctcacaGTCCCATTACTGGTAACCAAACATCACTTAACTGCCAACGGCATAACCGACGACCACTCCAATATCACCGTTCGACAGTATCTCAAGTCCAACGATGATTATTTTAAGAACACTTATGTAAAGCCTCAAGGAGATCAACTGTCCTTATGTCACTGTTACATTGTTACTGTATATGAATCACACCCATTGTCGTGTAAGTCTATAGTCATACGTCATGTActaacattagattacaagttcCAAACGTTATACAACCTGAAAATTCACATGACCTCGTTCGAGTGCAGCACAGTGTGCTGTGTTTCCAAAGTTTCAACGATATGAAACGCTTTTGGTGTGAACTTCAAACTGTTGAGATACCTGGAACCACGTTTGTGCTTGAAACCACACTGAAGGACGTGAAAGCTGTTGGGATGCAGAGAGACGGGATAATGACGTTCACTGTCATCTGTATGCATTGTCCTTCCtatacccacgcacacacacacgtacacacacacgtgcacacatacaccgCATGTGCTGTTTCATGCCTTGTGTACGGGTCTGCCTACTCGGAGAAAGGTATGATGATTAGATGCAAATGGAAACAGTGTTGACGTTCATTATGATCCCAGTTATGTCCTGGAAGCAAGGGGACATCAGACAAAGCAAGGACacgaaaatacacacacacacacacacacaaacaggcatccATACTAAAGCCTTTGATTTTGTGAAATGAAAGGTTACCAACAAAACAATAGGCCACTGCTCTGAAGGCTTATAATAAGCTTGCTGTgtcttttctttgtgtgtgggggtgtgtatgtgtgggtgtgtatgtgtacatgtctctctctgtctgtctctgtgtgtgtgtgtgtgtgtgtgcccacgtgtgtgtgtgtgtgtgtgtgtaaagggggGCTTGTTCTGTGTAGTCTTTTGCTGCTTCACACCTTCAATAGTGTTCTTCATCTCAGCATCGACCGTCGTACAGACACAGGGTGTGTGCTTACTCGCTTCACActctagccacacacacacacaccaacaccaagcTTTGAtgtgtgaaaacacacacacgcgctcagacacacacacgcgcccccCACTTCCCACACAACACAACATTGTTTCGTATCCCAGTCAGAGGAACAGAGACAACTCTTTGGCTTTAAATGATTAGCTTCCTAAGTTGGCCATAATGATATAGTTTGAGAGAGCACAGTTTATTAACTGCATAAAGACGCCAGCATTAGTGCTGGGGAGAGAAAGCAATCGTCGAGATTCGCCTTTCAGCTTAGCAGCAGGGGTCGGGGGCTCTTTGAAGTGAATCACTGCTAAATGTCTTTGTGAGATAGAGGGAGCCGCTGGAACCAGCAACTGGGACCAGGGCCACATCAATTATTAACTTTCTactgctcctcttctctttcccttgtcctcccccttcctctctctctctctctctctcttttctccctctccgtctctctcttttttcccctgtCCTTCTCTACCCCCACGCATCTCACtgagattctctctctctctttttcactttttcccctgttctcttttttcccccttctGTCCTTCTTTGCCCCCGTTTGTGTTTGCTTCCTGTtgttctctcgctctcctttgCTCGTTctccgtgtctctctgtgtctgtcagtcCTCCCCTTCTACGTGTCAacctcttttttcttttctttggtcCTGTCCACTCTTTGCTGGTACCcccacctctcgttctctctgtctctccgaaATAGACTTCCTTATTTCCCCTTCTGTTCTGTGGATGTCTCTGCCCTTCCTCATTCTGGGTACTGTCCTTCTCGGTTTACCTTTTACTGGGATCACTGACTGATTTATGAAAACATTGGTCATACTGATTGTCACTTCCCTCAGTGAAACTTACAGTGAAACCCACAATGAGTTTGTCTGTCTTATTGTCTCCTCTTGGTGGCATACGTATCACTTCACTATCACATACCGCCCTACTTTCACATCAGAGTGTAGTTTCTGGCGCTGTTTTGTTCTTGTCCTTTTACCAAAGCGCTCACTGTCAAATACCAATCTGTTTGTTCACAAAACTTATGTTGTACATCACATATCTATTCATTTGTATCTTCAACAATAGCATTGGCCAACAATAGCAGGTGGTCCACGATTGAAGGATACAGAACAATGATCAGACGCAGCAAAAAATATGTTCAACAATACTTTAACTCCACCACAAAGGGGCACTGTTTCTCTGAAAGCCTCTCATTTGCCTCAGTGGATTTATGTTTTAAACTGTGTTAATGACAAGCTTGGCAGAAAAGGGATCTCTAATGGTAGCTTAGTCCCTATCGCATAATTTAATTAAAGTCCAAATCAAGTTTAATTTATTCAAATATGTATACTACAGGCCTATACATGAATATGTTTAGATGCTTGGTGAATTGTAGGAATATCTGATTTCTAgatatacattacattttaatgtatgtatttacatttagactCAACTTAACCCTTGTGGGAACAGCTTGGTTGTGCAGCAGTCTGGAGGTTTCTGTTGTTTAGCAGCTATGGTGTGTCTTTGTGGGGTGTTAGAAGTGTGTCTTCTCCTGTCAGAATCAGAGTTTTTGAACTGGCGCTGTGTGACACGAGGGAATGGATGTATCCGTGTCTATATATAACACAGAGAGCAGGTGAGGAGTACACAGAAGTGAAGTGACTGTGTGGGATCTTCAGAGGATGCTTTTgtgtttccacacacacacacacacgtacacacaaacatgaacaagcacgcacacactcacacaaaaacatgaacacacacacacacaaacataaaaacacaaagATACACAGACAAGTAAGTCCAACTGGACACATTAAagaaacgacacacacacacacacacacagtgaagactcaacatacacacacactgacacgcttGGCGGATGGCACTCaaatatgcatttagcagacgctcttatccagagtgacttacagtaagtacagggacattccccccgaggcaagtagggtgaagtgccttgcccaaggacacaacatcatgtggcacggcggggaatcaatccggcaaccttctgattactagcccgactccctcaccgctcagccatctgactccctataaaTATGCCATCACGGAAAGTACAACCTATTAATACGTCATGCTGTATGAAGTTCATAAGCACAAACATGTATAAAAAAAGGCTAACATTCAAGTATACATTCAATTGTCAAATGTCAAGCCAACCTGAGACATTCTACTTCAGATAGGCAGACCACTTCCCTGACATGCActtgcaaacacagacacatgcaaagacacatacacacagacatcttCTCCAACCCCAAAAAATACATCAAAAAGATCTTCAGAGACGTGCAATCACAGTAATGTACAAAACTGCAAACAAAACCTGTTCCGGGCTGCAAACGAGACTAAACCAAATGTCAACAAGCTTTCAGAATGTCACACTTGACAGAACTTGGACTTTTTCTAGATCCTATTAGGCAGGGTCAAAGAGATTGCTGGGGGGGATCTGCTGTATCGTgagagtggaggggtggggtcaAATGAACCTGGCAACACAATTGTCTTCTCGCTCATCAGAAAAAGGGAACAACACTTCATGAGAACCGGTGGAAGGAAAACAGTGTTTGCTTTCGGCTTTTATTGTGGTCACCTGCAGCCACCTTTAAGCGGCAGTGAGAGTGCACTGCAACCTACGAACAGGAAGTGGGAGGGGCAGGTCgggtgatggaggaagacggtgggtgggggggggggggggagggggtggatttGAAGAGCTAGGTTCAAAATAATTCAACAACAGAGTTGTTTTGTTGGAGTGTGAAAGACACTTTACCCGAGGAGTTAAGGTTTGCTGTGCCCAGGGGTTTGCTGTGCCCGGGGGGTTTGCTGTGCCCGGGGGGTTTGCTGTGCGATGTGAGGGAGCCCAGGACGGGCCCTCGTCTATGGAGACGGCTTCAACGCTTGTCTGAAGTTTACAGATTCAAGGAGTGTGTCATAGTACTGTAAGTGTATCCGTTGGTTGAACAAGCTCTGTGAGACACTTTGAAACCATTTTGTGGGATAGCTGTGCTTCCTTGTATCTACTCTCCTGGTATTTTATGTAGACAACTGTCGTTGTGTGTAACAAACTGATTTAGCAGGGCCCGGGATTTTGTCTCGCAACATTTTTGCTGTTTAAACTAACTGCACAGTATGAACTTCGACATGTATGCTTGATGATTAAAAGTAGAGATAAAAGTGATGTTTTTTATGGCAGTAAGATTGCTCATAGGTGTAACATCCCTTACAGGTTTTGGATTGGTCCATAACCTGACCTACCATGCCCGTGATCGTGCTGGAAACGAGGGACTTCACCAGCCCTCTGTCCCTGGTGCGCACCTGGGCCCTTCTGTCCGGCTGCCTCACATTCAGCCTGGTGGCCTCTCTGCACACCCCCGAGCGGGCCGCCTCCCTGGATCCCTCCGATCgggcccccctctccaccttctgGATCCTCTGCATGTTCACCTGGTGCCTCTTCTtcgtcctcaccctcctcatccaCGTCCTCAGCGTCATCCAGTTCCACAGCCTGATCCCCGTCTCCTGGAAGAACCTGACCGTGACCGTGGCCAGCCTCGCCTCGCTCATGGTCCTCAGCGCCTCGGTGATCTTCCCCGGGATGATCGTGGACCACAATGTGGCGGGGCCACGCCATGTGGTGGCTACGGTCGcctcctgtctcaccttccTGGCATACGCCTCAGAGGCCTTTCTGATCCGGACCCAAAGCCGGGAGCAGAGAGGCTACATGGCCAGTGCCCCCGGCCTGCTCAAGGTGCTCCAGTTTTGGGGAGGCTGTCAGATGATCCCCCTGTTTGTGGAAGGGTCCCGCAGAGCTTTGCAGGCCGGAGATGGGGAAGACATGGCTTGGCCTTGGAGTTGGTGGCAGCTGTGGGTGTCAGGTGTGGCGTACGCCATCTGTCTTGTCATGTCCCTGGGCACGGTGGTGGTGGTACTCGGGGACTGGGCCGGGCGATGCCCCGTGCCCTTCGACCGCCTGTTGACAGGGTTTAGCCTAACTGGGGTTCTGCTCTACGTAGTCGCCACCATTTTGTGTTTTACCCGCGTGCTGAGGCTACCGActctctgtaaaaaaaacatccGCTTCTGCCCAGTGCAGGTTGTCATGGAGACGGTAGTGGCAAGTGTGACGCTCTTGGCCTACACGGTGGATCTGGCCTTCTCTATCAAACTGCTGCGCGACAGAAGTCACCCATGAAAATATACAGCCAGTCTAGATCCACTCTACTTGGATGGTTATGCACAGGTGCATACTCCCACTGTACCCATCGTGGTCGCATCAAGTGCATTTCTATTCAGTATCTCTAGATACTCTCTATCTACAAGGGCTATCCAGAGTTTGTGTGGTGAAGATTTATTTTTGTAAGCGGAAATCAAGATGGAGATCACTGAAATGATCAAGTTAATGTTATTGGTGTCCAACCATTTTTTATATTCAGTGCCATTACTATGGGTGAACATCATGTACTAATCAGTCattttttgtgtgcatgttaACACATAATATTATGTGTAAATTAAAAGGTAATATTGACTTGTTCATCTATTTTATTTCGATTTTTTGAAACAGTCCTTTAACGTAGTGGCCACAATCCAAGAACAGTAAACTATGCCTATATATGTCTACTGATGTATGTATGGCATACATACATACGTATATATGTGCATATTTAGGTAATtacttgttttgtttatttgtaactTTATTAATCATAACTAAATGAGTACACAATAATGTAGCATTTATGAACCATTACAATAATGCCTGACTAGTAACATATACGTTTATTTAAGTAAGATATTGAAAATACGAATCAGATCAGTTAGGGTACCACTAAACCCATCATGATAGCGAGGAAATCTCACAGCAAGTTTGAGCTTTGGGTGACACATTCTCACGTgaaactgtatgtatgtatgtgaccACATACAAACGACGCAAGGCTCGTGTAGTGTCAGTTCACACCTTTAGCTTGTGGCTGTTATTACTGAAAGACAAGTTGTAGATCAAGACAAGGAAGGATCATAAATTACTTAACTGGAATCTGAAATCTAACAATGTATTAAGTCTAAATACATTGTTGTATAGTTTCAGTTGTAGCTATTATTTTAAAGAAAAATGCCTGTATAAAATCTAAATATTTCAaataatgtaggcctactttcttTGGATTACATTCCAGAGATTTTGTTTGTTGACGTGAACTAACTAGAATCGTTGAATTCACGTTGAGAATGGCAACAAGTTCAATTTTTTCTCACTAGGTGGCGACACTTACATTGCTAAGCAAGCAAACATTCAAATCAGTGTTCCACTTAACTTGAATGTATGCTTTATAAAATGTATTGGCATTCCCTTGTATCTCCCTGTTATTACCCTCTGAACAAATACATATTATATTAAAACAAGGTTAGATCCCTCTTCCAGTCCGTAATGTGCTTTTGGGTCACCCTTTTGGAATCCTTTTCAGGTCAGATAGCATGTATGATTCCAAACAGTTAAAGAGGGTTCTTCTGGTTCTGGGATCCTTGCGAGAGGGCTATTCTGTTGCAAATGGTTCTCTCTATTGTACATTTTTGGAGTTCGCTGTGTGTATCTATCTATGTGAGGTTTCTAAAGAGTTGTGCTGTGCGTGGTACACTATTGATGAACACATAAACGATGGGATCTAGGCTACTATCACATTAATCTTCGAAATTAAGATTTACATTATAGATTGGGAAGTACGGACACATTGGGTATATTTTCGGCaattacacacatgtacacatcgAAGGAAAGAGGTTGTTATGATGGCACTGATTGTCTTACTAAGTGGGAATCAATCTCTGAAAACGCGAGCAGTTGAATCTATCCATTTATTTCACTTATCGACTTCGATTGCTTTAGCCTTGGGAGACTCCAACGTTTTCTCATTCAGGAACTGTCTATCGTTCAGCAGCAGTCAGCTGTCAACAGCTATGGTCAACAGGCTGAGCAAGAATCAAGCAGAGATCCACGACATACTTGGACCTGATAGCTAGCAAACCATTGCAACGTTTTGTTATTGCCTTGTAAAATTTAgcggagtttttttttttatcgaatTCGGTCGACAAATAATGATTCCAGGAAACAGTAAGTTAAGAGAGCGCTTTTTAGGGAAAACATCTCTTTTATTTGTGAGTTGGTAGTGAAAGTGGCGTTGATTTAAGTTGTCCGTCAAGTCTGAAAGTTGTTTTACATAATTGTATATATTTCGTTCATGATTATCTTGGTTATCTTAATATAAGTTTTCGTAGTTAGTTCAACTACCTGAACATGAAACGTATGTTTTGTGAGTTGTTTGGGGCAAAGTGCTCAAACCAAACGTTGctttagctaggctagctacatCAGTAGCATcatcagctagctagcactCTTAACGGCATAAAAGTTTGAGTGCTTATCATGTCACGTGCAAACAAGACAATGTTTCCAGTCTCAAGCTTGAGTCGTAACATTGCTTTGAAATGCCCCACTTCAGAAAAAGGGGCCATGTGGATAGTTACCCAATTTACAATACACTCCCAGCGAAATAACGAcattggccaggtttcccagattcgttaagaagctcttaacgaatAACGCGTAATGCTCTTAAGAAggtcttagcgttaagagcttgttaacgaatctgggaaacccggccattattatTTCACAAGAGTTCTGGGTGAAATTAAGCGTTTGTGTTTCTTTCTGTCTAGTTATCTGCGTGACCCTGCCCTAATCATTCTAACAGACCAGGAGGCAGGATGAACATGTGAGACTGGACTTCCCAGCACATGGACCGAAGCAGATGCTGAGACAAGGCTGGCTTGAATGGCCCTGAGCATAGAAGGTAAGCACTTTGGCTGTAAATTTGAACTGATTATCGATCCATTCCCCGCGCCGCCCACAGCTGACctctgggaaagagagagggaggataagTGGTGAAAAAGACAgcgaagaaaggagaggaaggggagagcaAAAAGCTACcgggagaaggagaaagtgaGGAGAACCTGTACAGTAAGAAATGAGAAAGAGGGCAGGAAGAACAGACAAGCTCTTTAGGAATGGGCTTCACAATGCTAGGTACAAACGCTACTGTAAATACACTCCAGTAggcaaataaaaacatttccaCAGCCCATAAGCGAGAGGGCAACAGGTTTCTACCATTTCAGATGGGAAGGTTCATCGGAACCTCTTGGTGCCTTCACCACTGTATGCCTGGATGATATTCTATGTAGCCGATTGACCTTGTAAGAGTTCTAACAGTTGATGGTATTGCCATGAGGCAGTAAGTATTCCCGAAGATTGCCAGCCTTGAAGCCCTCTGAGGTCCTCGCTCCTGACTTCCTTCTTGAAGTGGAATCTTCATACCATGAAGATTCCATCTAAAGGCACTGCATAGGGAGGTGTCGGTGTATCTCTATGGAGATGTGTCATACCATGGAAAGACAGTATTGTGGCCTTTATGGAGGTTCACAATCCAAAAGCAACTGTACTGGGTTATTTGACTGGTTTGCTTAAACAAATTCACCACATGGAAGATGCTAAGTGATCTTAGCTCTTTGCATAGTAGCTTCATACGTAGCGCCGTG contains:
- the LOC124483173 gene encoding myeloid-associated differentiation marker homolog; translation: MPVIVLETRDFTSPLSLVRTWALLSGCLTFSLVASLHTPERAASLDPSDRAPLSTFWILCMFTWCLFFVLTLLIHVLSVIQFHSLIPVSWKNLTVTVASLASLMVLSASVIFPGMIVDHNVAGPRHVVATVASCLTFLAYASEAFLIRTQSREQRGYMASAPGLLKVLQFWGGCQMIPLFVEGSRRALQAGDGEDMAWPWSWWQLWVSGVAYAICLVMSLGTVVVVLGDWAGRCPVPFDRLLTGFSLTGVLLYVVATILCFTRVLRLPTLCKKNIRFCPVQVVMETVVASVTLLAYTVDLAFSIKLLRDRSHP